The Archangium lipolyticum genome contains a region encoding:
- the mreC gene encoding rod shape-determining protein MreC encodes MLSLLKRYRTLLIVGLLLLYPFGAFLTTGGKRGRTPNFVDRAVIGLTAPLQRGLIGLIDGVKAVVFGYIDLREVRRENEQLRSENLQLRASVQVLGEARAENERLRGLLSYAEAAAGPEIAARVIGVNPVAKLLSVRINRGETDGVFRGMSVVTPDGIVGQVVRTTGGWADVALVTDVQSRVGVRVQRSRARGTAAGAGKGPLRLENMLRTEDVQEGDSIITSGTDGVYPPGLVVGKVTHLEKTEHGMFLGGDVEPAVDTTKLEEVLVVGNPFGSVAQAPAASGGDR; translated from the coding sequence GTGCTGTCGCTTCTCAAGCGTTACCGTACGTTGCTCATCGTGGGCCTGCTGCTGCTCTACCCGTTCGGGGCGTTCCTGACGACCGGGGGAAAGCGGGGGCGGACGCCCAATTTCGTGGACCGGGCGGTCATTGGCTTGACCGCCCCCCTGCAACGCGGGCTGATTGGCCTCATCGATGGGGTCAAGGCCGTGGTGTTCGGCTACATCGACCTGCGCGAGGTGCGGAGGGAGAACGAGCAGCTGCGCTCGGAGAACCTGCAACTGCGGGCGAGCGTCCAGGTGCTGGGCGAGGCGCGGGCGGAGAACGAGCGGCTGCGAGGCCTGCTCTCCTACGCGGAGGCGGCGGCGGGCCCGGAGATCGCCGCGCGTGTCATCGGGGTGAACCCGGTGGCCAAGCTGCTGTCGGTGCGCATCAACCGGGGCGAGACGGACGGGGTGTTCCGCGGCATGTCCGTGGTGACGCCGGACGGCATCGTCGGCCAGGTGGTGCGGACGACGGGAGGTTGGGCGGACGTGGCGCTGGTGACGGACGTGCAGAGCCGGGTGGGCGTGCGGGTGCAGCGCTCGCGGGCACGTGGTACCGCGGCGGGAGCGGGCAAGGGTCCGCTGCGGCTGGAGAACATGCTGCGCACGGAGGACGTCCAGGAGGGTGACTCCATCATCACCTCCGGCACGGACGGGGTGTACCCGCCGGGTCTGGTGGTGGGGAAGGTGACGCACCTGGAGAAGACGGAGCACGGCATGTTCCTGGGCGGCGATGTGGAACCGGCGGTGGACACCACCAAGCTGGAGGAGGTGCTCGTGGTCGGCAATCCCTTCGGGAGCGTGGCGCAGGCCCCGGCGGCCAGCGGAGGTGATCGCTGA
- a CDS encoding sensor histidine kinase yields the protein MGLETPSLTLAEVLEARRQELRQRWSGRLGGRAELEESFDDLLGAVVAVLRGAGRPRSPWRLRTGFDLKALMHECDVLRECLLDLAEETGVRVSLSEVRALTAFFSTGIAEATDAFERQLAVRLREAEERLGESTSAAGVGTWWTDGTVRWLRQKGRIFTDASGVPLHITGSTVDITEQKRAEAERAELLIREQRARQEVEEALALLEMLLTTVPVGLCFFDRELRYARINQRLADINGRSIGQILGHTLHEVVPELAPRLAPVLREVFETGRAWFDLEMTGATPGTPGEVRHWLVSSYPVRNRAGQVFLVGSLVLDVTERKHFERTQALLVEAGRLLSQSLDVPTTLKSLAALSAMHLADYCMVDLLGEDGQLHRLEVAARDPERQQLLRRSMAYPPLMGGGSPMTRILERGEIAAVPEITPAWMDAAARNAEHRAILEELAPKSTVLLPLVARGRKLGLINLAWTHSRASSLARDLEVARGLADRAAVAIDNARLYQEAQAAVRVREDVVAIVSHDLRNPLGAISLAATSLLQRGDVDARTLSMISRISAAADRGTRMIGELLDFTQARVGGIPVQPRALDLHENVRRVVEEVRLANPGRHIVLHASGDGRGEWDEGRLAQVITNLVGNALQHGPPQTPVRVSTRGEEEGVTLEVHNEGPPIPEDLLPLLFEPYRRGTEGSAGRGSLGLGLFITRQIILGHGGTIEVRSTAREGTCFTVRLPRRVRARGP from the coding sequence ATGGGCCTTGAGACACCGTCCCTCACGCTGGCGGAGGTGCTGGAGGCCCGGAGGCAGGAGCTCCGCCAGCGCTGGAGCGGCCGGTTGGGCGGGAGGGCCGAGCTGGAGGAGTCCTTCGACGACCTCCTGGGGGCGGTGGTGGCCGTGCTGCGCGGGGCGGGCCGGCCGCGGAGCCCGTGGCGCTTGCGCACCGGCTTCGACCTGAAGGCGCTGATGCACGAGTGCGACGTGCTGCGCGAGTGCCTCCTCGACCTGGCGGAGGAGACGGGCGTGCGCGTCTCCCTGTCCGAGGTGCGTGCCCTGACGGCCTTCTTCTCCACCGGCATCGCCGAGGCCACGGACGCGTTCGAGCGCCAGCTGGCCGTCCGGCTGCGAGAGGCGGAGGAGCGTCTGGGGGAGTCCACCTCCGCCGCGGGCGTGGGCACCTGGTGGACGGATGGCACGGTGCGCTGGCTGCGCCAGAAGGGGCGGATCTTCACCGACGCGTCCGGTGTGCCGCTGCACATCACGGGGTCGACGGTCGACATCACCGAGCAGAAGCGAGCCGAGGCCGAGCGGGCGGAGCTGCTCATCCGGGAGCAGCGCGCGCGTCAGGAGGTGGAGGAGGCCCTCGCGCTGCTGGAGATGCTGCTCACCACCGTGCCGGTGGGTCTGTGCTTCTTCGATCGGGAGCTGCGCTACGCGCGCATCAACCAACGGCTGGCGGACATCAACGGCCGCTCCATCGGGCAGATCCTGGGCCACACGCTCCACGAGGTCGTTCCGGAGCTGGCTCCGCGGCTGGCTCCCGTGCTGCGCGAGGTCTTCGAGACGGGGCGGGCCTGGTTCGACCTGGAGATGACGGGCGCTACTCCGGGCACCCCTGGCGAGGTGCGCCACTGGCTCGTCAGCTCCTACCCCGTGCGCAACCGCGCCGGGCAGGTGTTCCTCGTGGGCAGCCTGGTGCTCGACGTCACCGAGCGCAAACACTTCGAGCGGACGCAGGCCCTCCTCGTCGAGGCGGGCAGGCTGCTGTCCCAGTCGCTGGACGTGCCCACCACTCTCAAGAGCCTCGCCGCGTTGAGCGCGATGCACCTGGCCGACTACTGCATGGTGGATCTGCTGGGCGAGGACGGGCAGTTGCACCGGCTCGAGGTGGCGGCGCGAGATCCGGAGCGGCAGCAGCTCCTCCGCCGGTCGATGGCGTATCCACCCCTGATGGGAGGCGGCAGTCCCATGACCCGCATCCTGGAGCGTGGGGAGATCGCGGCCGTGCCGGAGATCACTCCCGCGTGGATGGATGCCGCCGCCCGGAACGCGGAGCACCGGGCCATCCTGGAGGAGCTCGCTCCGAAGTCCACCGTCCTCTTGCCGCTGGTGGCCCGGGGCCGGAAGCTCGGCCTCATCAATCTCGCCTGGACCCACTCCCGGGCCTCGTCACTGGCGAGGGATCTGGAGGTGGCCCGGGGTCTGGCCGATCGCGCGGCCGTGGCCATCGACAACGCCCGGCTCTACCAGGAGGCCCAGGCGGCCGTCCGGGTGCGTGAGGACGTGGTGGCCATCGTCAGCCATGATCTGCGCAATCCCCTCGGTGCCATCTCCCTGGCGGCCACCTCCCTGCTTCAGCGCGGGGACGTGGACGCGCGCACCCTGAGCATGATCAGCCGCATCTCCGCGGCGGCGGACCGGGGCACGCGGATGATCGGGGAGCTGCTCGACTTCACCCAGGCGCGGGTGGGCGGTATCCCCGTGCAGCCCAGGGCCCTGGATCTGCACGAGAACGTGCGGAGGGTGGTCGAGGAGGTGCGGCTGGCGAACCCCGGACGCCACATCGTCCTGCACGCCAGTGGCGACGGCCGGGGCGAGTGGGACGAGGGCCGGCTGGCCCAGGTCATCACCAACCTGGTGGGCAATGCCCTCCAGCATGGCCCCCCGCAGACCCCCGTCCGCGTGTCCACACGGGGAGAGGAGGAGGGCGTCACGTTGGAAGTGCACAACGAAGGCCCGCCCATCCCCGAGGACCTGTTGCCCCTGCTGTTCGAGCCCTACCGGCGCGGCACGGAGGGGAGCGCGGGCCGGGGCAGTCTCGGACTGGGCCTCTTCATCACCCGGCAGATCATCCTCGGGCATGGGGGCACCATCGAGGTGCGCTCCACCGCCAGGGAGGGCACCTGTTTCACCGTGCGCCTGCCCCGGCGGGTCAGAGCCCGCGGCCCGTGA
- the mrdA gene encoding penicillin-binding protein 2, with product MTPPTLAETTPGRDLKRRFVWVGLAMVAGLVALSVQLYRLQITQGEEYAAKSVANFVKEVRLRADRGLIKDRRGTILVDSRPSFDAFVTPAFCTNCAVEVLPRLGELLGWDDATRKRVEDQVKQARRTAPFQPLPVRIDLTRDEYDRINARRDMLDGVEVVPVPHRNYRTGSVISHVLGYMNEINLDELEKLNSEGGHYALGDYIGRRGLERYFETTLRGTDGVRKEVVNARGKVIEELQDKLGKDSVVPSRPGNNLVLSIDMRLQEEAERAFPGAAGTVVVVDVKTGFIRAVVSRPGFDPNLLTGRITPAQMASLAKDPLQPMINRLSADHFSPGSTFKVITALAAYKSGLFRPETVVNCPGGYRLGARTWRCHKESGHGPVNGKTAMQYSCDTWFYKVADTLGLDPIAEMGKALGLGQPTGIGVLAEVPGIMPSSEYHNKLSPGGYTKGMALNSAIGQGDDNVTPLQLAMVYAAIANGGSLLKPQLVERIEGLDGEVVKSFEPQVVNRVQIPEAHRKAVMEGLIATVNEPGGTAYRQRLKDIVVAGKTGTAQVATIGAVRLKTHQMDFFQRDHAWFAAIAPAHDPEIAVVVINEHGGHGGVDAAPAGMAVIQKYFDLKKEDAANPPPRQNTPYVSTLPNAPGLDDVALTRGARAAGDDDAVAD from the coding sequence TTGACGCCTCCGACTCTGGCCGAGACGACTCCAGGGCGCGATCTCAAGCGCCGCTTCGTGTGGGTGGGCCTGGCCATGGTGGCCGGGCTGGTGGCGCTCTCCGTGCAGCTCTACCGCCTGCAGATCACCCAGGGCGAGGAGTACGCCGCCAAGAGCGTGGCGAACTTCGTGAAGGAGGTGCGCCTGCGCGCGGACCGCGGCCTCATCAAGGACCGGCGCGGCACCATCCTGGTGGACAGCCGTCCCTCCTTCGATGCCTTCGTCACTCCGGCCTTCTGCACCAACTGCGCCGTGGAGGTGCTTCCCCGGCTGGGCGAGCTGCTCGGCTGGGACGATGCCACGCGCAAGCGGGTGGAGGATCAGGTGAAGCAGGCGCGCCGCACCGCGCCCTTCCAGCCGTTGCCGGTGCGCATCGACCTGACGCGCGACGAGTACGACCGCATCAACGCCCGCCGCGACATGCTGGACGGCGTGGAAGTGGTGCCCGTGCCTCACCGCAACTACCGCACCGGGAGCGTCATCTCCCACGTGCTCGGGTACATGAACGAGATCAACCTCGATGAGCTGGAGAAGCTCAACTCCGAGGGCGGTCACTACGCGCTGGGGGACTACATCGGCCGGCGCGGCCTGGAGCGCTACTTCGAGACGACGCTGCGCGGGACGGACGGCGTGCGCAAGGAAGTGGTGAACGCGCGCGGCAAGGTCATCGAGGAGCTTCAGGACAAGCTGGGCAAGGACTCGGTGGTGCCGTCGCGGCCGGGCAACAACCTGGTGCTGTCCATCGACATGCGTCTGCAGGAGGAGGCCGAGCGGGCCTTCCCGGGCGCGGCGGGCACGGTGGTGGTGGTGGACGTGAAGACGGGCTTCATCCGCGCGGTGGTGTCGCGCCCGGGGTTCGATCCCAACCTGCTCACCGGCCGCATCACCCCGGCGCAGATGGCCTCGCTGGCGAAGGATCCGCTCCAGCCGATGATCAACCGCCTGTCCGCGGACCACTTCAGCCCGGGCTCCACCTTCAAGGTGATTACCGCGCTGGCGGCCTACAAGTCGGGTCTCTTCCGGCCCGAGACGGTCGTGAACTGCCCGGGCGGCTACCGGCTGGGCGCGCGCACCTGGCGCTGCCACAAGGAAAGCGGCCACGGGCCGGTGAACGGCAAGACGGCGATGCAGTACTCGTGTGACACCTGGTTCTACAAGGTGGCCGACACCCTGGGCCTGGATCCCATCGCCGAGATGGGCAAGGCCCTGGGACTGGGCCAGCCGACGGGCATCGGCGTGCTCGCCGAGGTGCCGGGCATCATGCCGTCCAGCGAGTACCACAACAAGCTGTCGCCGGGCGGCTACACCAAGGGCATGGCGCTCAACAGCGCCATCGGCCAGGGCGATGACAACGTCACGCCGTTGCAGCTGGCCATGGTGTACGCGGCCATCGCCAATGGCGGCTCGCTGCTCAAGCCGCAGCTCGTGGAGCGCATCGAGGGCCTGGACGGCGAGGTCGTGAAGAGCTTCGAGCCGCAGGTGGTGAACAGGGTGCAGATCCCCGAGGCGCACCGCAAGGCGGTGATGGAGGGGCTGATCGCCACGGTGAACGAGCCGGGCGGTACCGCCTACAGGCAGCGGCTGAAGGACATCGTGGTGGCGGGCAAGACGGGGACCGCGCAGGTGGCGACGATCGGCGCGGTGCGTCTCAAGACGCACCAGATGGACTTCTTCCAGCGTGACCACGCGTGGTTCGCGGCGATCGCGCCCGCGCATGATCCGGAGATCGCCGTGGTGGTGATCAACGAGCACGGTGGCCACGGTGGTGTGGATGCTGCGCCCGCCGGCATGGCGGTCATCCAGAAGTATTTCGATCTGAAGAAGGAGGACGCGGCCAACCCTCCGCCGCGTCAGAACACGCCCTACGTCTCGACGCTGCCGAACGCGCCGGGCCTGGACGATGTGGCGCTCACCCGGGGTGCCCGGGCCGCTGGAGACGACGATGCAGTTGCGGATTGA
- a CDS encoding peptidylprolyl isomerase gives MDSLEPRKVLSLLFIIAIAVVFTLQFGPGSNGFATGQPGVEAPSAAAVVNGREIPVQQFLREYSGQIQYLRQQGSPVTEAVARQFGLPQQVLERMVNTELLAQAAERHGLRASDEELLRILQRSPEFQKDGQFDYATYQAVLRDYFRQTPADYEEDLRKRLTAQKMLEMVQSGAVVSDDEVRTRFEKEGNQARIVFARFLPTMYADKVPAPTAADLNTFKQAHEKEIQEYYEANRFVYQQPERIRARQILLKVPANATPEQKAQVLTRAQGLAKEIEGGKDFAEVARASSEDAGSKANGGDLGWVERGNWEPELANAAFALEAGKVTQPIETKYGIHLVKVEEKKPAQDKKLDEVRDEIATSLYKREKAKELAQAEAQKALAEVKAGKALTAMFPPEKEGQPALLRFETETRPEAVQTDVFNAASTNVPHLGPAPDLLTAIFATKGPAPLDQAYPVGEGFVVAQVTERQLPDDANFAAKKEELRKQAVQAKQYEVADSFLKQLKKSGKVETNAAAIDQVAGG, from the coding sequence ATGGACAGTCTCGAGCCGCGGAAGGTCCTCTCGCTTCTCTTCATCATCGCGATCGCGGTGGTGTTCACCCTGCAGTTCGGTCCGGGCAGCAACGGGTTCGCCACGGGACAGCCGGGCGTCGAGGCTCCCTCGGCCGCCGCCGTGGTCAACGGCCGGGAGATCCCCGTGCAGCAGTTCCTCCGGGAATACTCCGGGCAGATCCAGTACCTGCGCCAGCAGGGCAGCCCGGTGACCGAGGCGGTCGCCCGGCAGTTCGGTCTGCCGCAGCAGGTGCTGGAGCGGATGGTGAACACGGAGCTGCTCGCCCAGGCGGCCGAGCGGCATGGGCTGCGCGCCTCGGACGAGGAGCTGCTGAGGATCCTCCAGCGCAGCCCCGAGTTCCAGAAGGACGGCCAGTTCGACTACGCCACGTACCAGGCGGTGCTGCGCGACTACTTCCGCCAGACGCCCGCGGACTACGAGGAGGACCTGCGCAAGCGCCTGACGGCCCAGAAGATGCTGGAGATGGTGCAGAGTGGCGCGGTGGTGTCGGATGACGAGGTGCGGACCCGCTTCGAGAAGGAGGGCAACCAGGCGCGCATCGTGTTCGCCCGCTTCCTGCCCACCATGTACGCCGACAAGGTGCCGGCCCCCACCGCCGCGGACCTGAACACCTTCAAGCAGGCCCACGAGAAGGAGATCCAGGAGTACTACGAGGCCAACCGCTTCGTGTACCAGCAGCCCGAGCGCATCCGCGCGCGGCAGATCCTCCTGAAGGTGCCGGCCAACGCCACGCCGGAGCAGAAGGCGCAGGTGCTGACGCGCGCGCAGGGTCTGGCCAAGGAGATCGAGGGCGGCAAGGACTTCGCCGAGGTGGCCCGGGCCAGCAGCGAGGACGCGGGCAGCAAGGCGAACGGTGGGGACCTGGGCTGGGTGGAGCGCGGCAACTGGGAGCCGGAGCTGGCCAACGCGGCCTTCGCGCTCGAGGCCGGCAAGGTGACGCAGCCCATCGAGACGAAGTACGGCATCCACCTGGTGAAGGTGGAGGAGAAGAAGCCGGCGCAGGACAAGAAGCTGGACGAGGTGCGGGACGAGATCGCCACCTCGCTCTACAAGCGGGAGAAGGCCAAGGAGCTGGCCCAGGCCGAGGCGCAGAAGGCGCTGGCCGAGGTGAAGGCCGGCAAGGCGCTGACGGCCATGTTCCCGCCGGAGAAGGAGGGCCAGCCGGCCCTGCTGCGCTTCGAGACGGAGACGCGTCCGGAGGCGGTGCAGACGGACGTCTTCAACGCCGCCAGCACCAACGTGCCGCACCTGGGCCCGGCGCCGGATCTGCTCACCGCCATCTTCGCGACCAAGGGTCCCGCGCCGCTGGACCAGGCGTACCCGGTGGGCGAGGGCTTCGTGGTGGCGCAGGTGACCGAGCGCCAGCTGCCGGACGACGCGAACTTCGCGGCGAAGAAGGAGGAGCTGCGCAAGCAGGCCGTGCAGGCCAAGCAGTACGAGGTGGCCGACTCCTTCCTCAAGCAGCTGAAGAAGAGCGGCAAGGTGGAGACCAACGCCGCCGCCATCGACCAGGTCGCGGGCGGGTAA
- a CDS encoding Maf family protein, translated as MHTPVGQTRLVLASASPRRRELLGQLGLSFEVSAADIDETPRQGEPATAYVLRLAQEKARAVMARHPGAWVLAADTTVALGDELLGKPQDAAEARGMLGRLSGRTHEVHTGVALAGPGGEHSTVVRTRVVFRSLTLGEIDWYVGTGEPLDKAGSYAVQGKGGFLVAAVEGSPTNVIGLPLGETLELLARAGVPLPWRAP; from the coding sequence ATGCACACACCAGTGGGTCAAACAAGGCTCGTCCTCGCGTCCGCCTCGCCGCGTCGGCGCGAGCTGCTTGGTCAGCTCGGATTGAGCTTCGAGGTGTCCGCGGCGGATATCGACGAGACCCCCCGGCAGGGTGAACCGGCCACGGCCTACGTGCTGCGTCTGGCCCAGGAGAAGGCCCGAGCGGTGATGGCCCGCCACCCCGGGGCCTGGGTGCTGGCGGCGGACACCACCGTCGCGCTCGGGGATGAGCTGCTCGGCAAGCCCCAGGACGCGGCGGAGGCCCGGGGGATGCTCGGCCGTCTGTCCGGTAGGACACACGAGGTCCACACCGGGGTCGCCCTGGCCGGGCCGGGCGGCGAGCACTCCACCGTGGTTCGCACCCGTGTCGTCTTCCGATCACTCACCCTGGGGGAGATCGACTGGTACGTGGGCACCGGCGAGCCCCTGGACAAGGCGGGCAGCTACGCCGTCCAGGGCAAGGGTGGCTTCCTCGTGGCGGCGGTGGAGGGCAGCCCCACCAACGTCATCGGGTTGCCCCTGGGCGAGACGCTCGAGCTGCTCGCCCGGGCCGGCGTCCCCCTCCCCTGGAGGGCCCCATGA
- the rodA gene encoding rod shape-determining protein RodA, producing the protein MQLRIERRMVPHIPWGLILSVLAVSGLGLFNLVSASRAQSSPVWTSQAAYLGISLLIGLAVCLVDYRVIQRMALPIYILNIVALLALRVIGHKAKGAESWFVLGPIRIQPAEFMKIGVVLMLAKIYHDDFKPGDGSYGLKRLIKPVLIVMVPFVLVLVQPDLGTALMIFLSSLTVILFGKVRWYLVAVMVAGILAGAIIIWNDYVRDVPEPRTTIVRHMLKAHQSKRISGWLDPESDLRGSGYHAAQSKIAVGSGGLSGKGWKEGTQTGLSFLPEQHTDFIFSVWAEEHGYVMCVLLLVLYGLIFTLGLGVGFNARDRFGAFVAVGVVAMIFWQVFENIGMVIGLLPVTGITLPLLSYGGSSLVSVMLSIGLLVNISMRRHMF; encoded by the coding sequence ATGCAGTTGCGGATTGAGCGACGGATGGTGCCCCACATTCCGTGGGGGCTCATTCTCAGTGTGCTGGCGGTGTCGGGGTTGGGGCTCTTCAACCTCGTCTCGGCCTCGCGCGCCCAGAGCTCGCCCGTGTGGACGAGCCAGGCGGCGTACCTGGGCATCAGCCTGCTGATCGGGCTCGCGGTGTGTCTGGTGGACTACCGCGTCATCCAGCGCATGGCGCTGCCCATCTACATCCTCAACATCGTGGCGCTGCTCGCGCTGCGTGTCATCGGTCACAAGGCCAAGGGCGCCGAGAGCTGGTTCGTGCTGGGCCCCATCCGCATCCAGCCCGCCGAGTTCATGAAGATCGGCGTGGTGCTGATGCTGGCCAAGATCTACCACGACGACTTCAAGCCCGGAGATGGCTCCTATGGCCTCAAGCGCCTGATCAAGCCGGTGCTGATCGTCATGGTGCCCTTCGTGCTGGTGCTGGTGCAGCCGGACCTGGGCACCGCGCTGATGATCTTCCTGTCCTCGCTGACGGTCATCCTGTTCGGCAAGGTGCGCTGGTACCTGGTGGCGGTGATGGTGGCGGGCATCCTCGCCGGGGCGATCATCATCTGGAACGACTACGTGCGGGACGTGCCCGAGCCGCGCACCACCATCGTCCGGCACATGCTGAAGGCGCACCAGAGCAAGCGCATCTCCGGGTGGTTGGATCCGGAGTCGGACCTGCGCGGCAGCGGCTACCACGCGGCGCAGTCGAAGATCGCCGTGGGCTCCGGCGGCCTCTCCGGCAAGGGCTGGAAGGAGGGCACCCAGACCGGTCTGTCCTTCCTCCCCGAGCAGCACACGGACTTCATCTTCTCCGTGTGGGCGGAGGAGCACGGCTACGTCATGTGCGTGCTGCTGCTGGTGCTCTACGGCCTCATCTTCACCCTGGGGTTGGGGGTGGGCTTCAACGCCCGGGACAGGTTCGGCGCCTTCGTGGCGGTGGGCGTGGTGGCGATGATCTTCTGGCAGGTATTCGAGAACATCGGGATGGTCATCGGCCTGCTGCCAGTGACGGGCATCACCCTGCCGCTGTTGAGCTACGGCGGCTCCTCGTTGGTGAGCGTGATGCTCAGCATCGGACTGCTGGTGAACATCAGCATGCGCCGTCACATGTTCTGA
- a CDS encoding GGDEF domain-containing protein, whose product MNPADLLAAMTRTVEQLAAYNDIAKALTSTLELHEVLNLVMEKVRSLLRPRNWSLLLQDERTGKLYFEVAVGEGADVLKGLQLAPGEGIAGTVFSTGTARLVEDVSHDPAFAARFDAASAFRTRSIVAVPMIARGRVLGVIELVNGITDRPFTQEDLMALTAIADFAAIAIENARNFRRVQELTITDEHTGVYNARHLRAQLEHEVRRSQRFHHPVSLVFLDLDRFKSINDAHGHLVGSAVLKEVGELLVSCCRQLDYVFRYGGDEFALLLVETGTDGAMTSATRIRDAFRGRRFQQSQGLELQVTASLGVATYPEHALSAVDLVRAADFAMYAAKARGRDDVCLAVPHADMPVSLTPKPGRK is encoded by the coding sequence ATGAATCCTGCGGACCTGCTCGCGGCCATGACGCGCACGGTGGAGCAGCTGGCCGCCTACAACGACATCGCCAAGGCGCTCACCTCGACGCTGGAGCTGCACGAGGTGTTGAACCTGGTGATGGAGAAGGTGCGTAGCCTGCTACGGCCCCGCAACTGGTCGCTCCTCCTTCAGGACGAGCGCACGGGGAAGCTGTACTTCGAGGTCGCCGTGGGGGAGGGGGCGGACGTGCTCAAGGGGCTACAGCTGGCCCCGGGAGAGGGCATTGCCGGCACCGTCTTCTCCACGGGGACGGCCCGGCTGGTGGAGGACGTGTCACATGACCCGGCCTTCGCGGCCCGGTTCGACGCCGCCTCGGCGTTCCGTACCCGTTCCATCGTGGCCGTGCCGATGATTGCCCGGGGGAGGGTGCTGGGCGTCATCGAGCTGGTGAACGGCATCACGGACCGGCCCTTCACCCAGGAGGACCTGATGGCGCTGACGGCGATCGCGGACTTCGCGGCCATCGCCATCGAGAACGCGCGAAACTTCCGGCGGGTGCAGGAGCTCACGATCACCGACGAGCACACGGGGGTGTACAACGCCCGGCACCTGCGCGCGCAGCTGGAGCACGAGGTGAGGCGCTCGCAGCGCTTCCACCACCCGGTGTCGCTCGTCTTCCTGGACCTGGACCGCTTCAAGTCCATCAACGATGCGCACGGGCACCTGGTGGGCAGCGCGGTGTTGAAGGAGGTGGGCGAGCTGCTCGTCTCCTGCTGCCGGCAGCTGGACTACGTCTTCCGCTACGGCGGGGACGAGTTCGCCCTGCTGCTGGTGGAGACGGGCACGGACGGGGCGATGACGAGCGCCACCCGGATTCGCGACGCCTTCCGTGGCCGGCGCTTCCAGCAGTCGCAGGGGCTGGAACTGCAGGTGACGGCGAGCCTGGGAGTGGCCACCTACCCGGAACATGCCCTATCGGCGGTGGACCTGGTGCGCGCGGCGGACTTCGCGATGTACGCCGCCAAGGCCCGGGGCCGCGACGACGTCTGCCTCGCCGTGCCCCACGCGGACATGCCCGTTTCCTTGACGCCGAAGCCCGGCAGGAAATGA
- a CDS encoding YggS family pyridoxal phosphate-dependent enzyme has product MSTVAERLAEIQARVAAACARSGRAPGSVTLVAVSKLKPAALIREAYAAGQRDFGENYAQELRDKAAELADLEGLRWHAIGPLQTNKVKYVAKAAHAFHALDRLEVAQELSRRRQDAPIPCYVEVNVGGEASKSGLAPEALGPFLESARALPGLRLEGLMSLPPPTEDEQVARGYFRTLRELARQHGLTGLSMGTTHDFELAIEEGATLVRVGTAIFGERT; this is encoded by the coding sequence ATGAGCACCGTCGCCGAGCGGCTGGCGGAGATCCAGGCCCGGGTGGCCGCGGCGTGCGCCCGCTCGGGACGGGCCCCCGGGTCCGTCACCCTGGTGGCCGTCTCCAAGCTGAAGCCGGCGGCCCTCATCCGGGAGGCGTACGCGGCGGGACAGCGGGACTTCGGGGAGAACTACGCGCAGGAGCTCCGGGACAAGGCCGCGGAGCTGGCGGACCTGGAGGGGCTGCGCTGGCACGCCATCGGGCCGCTGCAGACGAACAAGGTGAAGTACGTGGCCAAGGCCGCGCACGCCTTCCACGCGCTGGACAGGCTGGAGGTGGCCCAGGAGCTGTCCCGCCGCCGGCAGGACGCCCCCATCCCCTGCTACGTGGAGGTGAACGTGGGCGGTGAGGCCTCCAAGAGCGGGCTGGCCCCGGAGGCGCTCGGGCCCTTCCTGGAGTCCGCGCGGGCGCTGCCCGGGCTGCGCCTGGAGGGCCTCATGTCGCTGCCCCCGCCCACCGAGGACGAACAGGTGGCGCGTGGCTACTTCCGCACCCTGCGGGAGCTGGCCCGCCAGCACGGACTGACGGGCCTGTCCATGGGCACCACCCACGACTTCGAGCTGGCCATCGAGGAAGGCGCCACCCTGGTGCGGGTGGGCACCGCCATCTTCGGCGAGCGGACCTGA